The nucleotide sequence AATACCATTTCTTTGTTTGTTAGTTTGGAAACTTTTTCATACCATGGTCCAAGCTGGTCATTATGAAATGCACGGGATGTTAAAGTTACTCGATCTGCTTGCTCTTTTAGAGCTTGAATAATTTTTGGATGACGATGCCCTTGGTTCACAGCAGAGTAAGCACTAAGCATGTCCATATATTTATTACCTTCTGGATCTTGTACCCAAACACCTTCCGCTTCAGAAATAACGATTGGTAGTGGATGATAGTTGTTTGCTCCGTACTTTTCTGTTTGCTTGATAATTTCTTGTGACTGAACTGTATTAGCCATCTTTTTCCCTCCGTTTATTTATATTTTTGCCTTAAGAGTCTCCCCACTGGCATACCGTCTTTCATTCTTAGCATCTGACGGCCGTAGCATTCAAAGAAGTCGATCTGTTCAGCTGTATCAGCATCTGCCTTATTCCAAGGTTTTCCGGCTTCTTTTACAAGTACAAGGAGAGCAGAGAACTCATGTTCACGGCAATGGATAATCGCTGCCGCTTTGAACAAGATACCTGCACGGATTTCTGACTTTACTTTTTCCAAATACCAAACGTCTTCAACAGCGACTCGCTTTTGGCGCACGTCCCCTTACTTCTTCTTTATCAGTTGGATGATAAGCAACAACTTTATCCTCAACTGTTACTTTATTTCCACAGATCACCAGCGGATAATCCTAGCCAAGATAGCTTTCTATAAGCTGAAAAGCCTTCTTGCTTTCTGGTTTTGAAAAGTCAGTAAATGGTTCATGCTTATATGGAATCAGCATCCTTCCTCCTTTAAGATGATCAAAACTATAATTTTTATGTGACTGATAAAGTTTTATGCGCAAATTTTTTTTGCACTAATAAATCTCTTACACTTATTATAATGCAAAATATTATTGCTTTTTTCAAGTGTTTTTTCTTAAAATAGAAATATATTTTAAAGAGGGGGATTCTATGAATGCAAAAAGTTTAGAATCGCTAGTAACCATGTATAAAGAAATCTTAGAAAAGATCGACCTTGGTATTCATGTAATCGATCCCAATGAAAGAACAGTTATTTACAATAAAAAAATGCGGGAAATCGAGGGAATGGATATTGAGGATGTTCTCGATAAAAATCTAATGGATGTTTTTAACTTTGGGGCTGCCGAGGAAAGTACATTACTTCAGGTTTTGAAATCAGGAGAAAGCATCCAAAACGTTAAACAAACTTATTTTAATAATAGAGGACAAGAAATCACCACCATTAACCACACTTTTCCTATTGAAGAGAACGGAACTGTTATCGGCGCAGTAGAGATCGCAAAAGATGTGACGAAGCTCGAAAAGATGATACAAGAAAATATGAATAAAAAAGAGGACATCCGCTATACATTTGATCAGATCCTTGGGCAAAGCCCCCTGCTCAAGGAAGCGATTGAAACAGGCAAGCGGGCCGCCCGCACTGCCTCTTCAGTTCTAATCGTCGGCGAGATTGGGACTGGAAAAGAACTATTTGCCCATAGCATTCATAATGGCAGCCCACGGGCTGACCAAACCTTCCTTTCACAAAATTGCGCCGCACTTCCGGATACACTAATGGAAACTTTGCTATTCGGCGTGGAAGAACAGGCAGGAGCAGAGAAGCGTCCAGGGTTATTGGAACAAGCACATGGAGGGACAATTTTACTTGATGAAATTGATTGCCTGAGTCCCGCCCTACAAACAAAGCTTTTAAAAGTTATCCAGGAAAAGAAAATACGCCGGGAAGGCGGAAAAGAAGATATTCCTATCGATGTCCGCATTCTTGCCACTATTAGCGAAGACCCCATTGATGCCATTGCAGCCGGAAGCTTAAGAAAAGATCTGTATTACCGTTTAAGCGTTGTCTCAGTTTTCATTCCGCCTTTAAGAGAACGGAAAGAAGACATTGATTTGCTCGCTTCAGCTTTTATCGACAAATACAATCACTTATTCGGCATGAACGTAGCCTCTATTGACGAGGAAGTAAGAAACTACTTCCTGGAATATGACTGGCCAGGAAACATCCGAGAATTAGAACATGTTATTGAAGGTGCCATGAACTTAATGGATCATGAAGATGCCATTTCTTTTGAACACCTCCCTATCCAATTTCGCAACAAATCCGGCAGTCACGGCCTATCAAGTGACTTAGAGAAAGTAGAGAGCTTTCTTTATCAACCTGATAAAGCGATTTTGCCGCTTGATGATTATATCCAAGAAGCGGAAACATACTATATTACAAAAGCATTGCAGCATCACGATTTCAATGTGACGAAAACAGCGAAAGCTCTCGGTATGAGCCGTCAAAATTTACAATATCGCATTCGTAAATATAATATTGTAAAAAACATTGCCAACCAGTAATGCTGATAAAAAGGAGCACTGAAAATTTCAGCTGCTCTTTTTTGCCTCCCTATTGCACCGATCTTTTCAAACTGCTTCCAATTGATGGCTATTCCCTTAACAACCACTTAGGTGTAAAAACTAACTAACAAATTGTCTCAGGTAACAAACAGTTAAAAAACTAACAATCACGTAGTGCAAATTTATTTTGCGCCAAATAAGCGGATAAAGAACTAAATCTACTTTCTACTAAGCGGTTTCTGTTTGTTCGTCTTCTTTCACTTTAAGATCTGTTAGGAGCTCCCCCTTTTACACTATTTCCTTTCAATCCGACGCTAAAAAATAAGTCTTGTTTTTTAATCATGTCATCCTCTGGCTTTCTAAATACTTTAAATTTACTGCACGCAGATAGGTCCCTTTAAACCACTTTATTTCTATAAATAAAAAAGAGCATGAGTGCTTAAAGCGCTCATGCTTTCTCTGCTACTTATTTTCCTTCTCCCGACTGATCGATCCATTCTTGCAGCTTATCTTTTAACGTATTAAAGCCTTCACTGTCTTCAGCAATTTTCAAGCGACGGACCGGCTGAACAGCAGCTGGCTTTGCTTCTTCGGTTGCCCGGATAGATAAGCTAATTTTCCCCTCATCTTTGTTAACGGACATCACCTTTACCTTTACTTCTTCCCCGACCTGAAGGTAATCATGAATGTCCTTGACAAATCCATGAGTAATTTCTGAAATATGGACGAGCCCCTGTGTACCGTTATCCAGCGCAATAAACGCCCCATAAGGCTGGATTCCTGTTACCTTTCCTGTAATAATTTGTCCTTGTTCAATCTGATTTCCCATCCAAACACTCCTAAATGTTAAATTCATTATCTACGCATCACAAAATTATATCACATCTCCTTATATATTTCTAAACATAGCCACCTTTCTCCAGCTCTTCATATAAGTAGGAAATTATTTTTAACTATTTGGAGAAAAGAGGAATAACTCCTCTATAAACAGGGAAGAGTTAGTATATGCAACATTCCCTATTTTCCCCTTAACTTGAGAAGGCAGCCGTTGCAGCTGTCTTCTTTTTATATTTTATATTCAAAGCATAGCAATTGTTCATCTTATATAAACTCAAACAAAAAAACTACACTTCGGGTGTAGTTTTTTTGTTTGAGTTTATTGTTTTACTTCTAAAAGGAAAACTTATTATTATGCTTCTTTTTTTCGTTGCGCCCGTTCTGCCGCTATAATAATATCCTCGAGCGGCATAAGCCGCCCAAGTTCATCTTTGTAAACAATATGTTTGCGTTCAAATTTCGTTGGAGAATCAATCCCTGCAGCTGCTGCCAGATTATATAGTCCTTCTCGGAGCGATATCACATAGTTACACACACGATAATACTTCTCCTCAACGACTAATCCGTCCTGCAGCTTTTCATCAGTTGTAGCTACGCCAACTGGGCATGTATTATTGTGGCATACTTGAGCCATAATGCAACCAACACTAATCATAAATCCGCGGGCGATGTTAACAAGATCCGCTCCCATAGCGAGCGCAATGGCTATCTTGTCAGGAGTAATGAGTTTTCCCGAAGCGATAATCTTTACTCTGTCACGAATCTCGTATCTTTTTAACATTTCATCAAGAACCGGCAGAGCAGACATAATCGGCAAGCCAACTGTATCAGCTAGTTCCTGGAAAGTAGCACCTGTTCCACCCTCACCGCCATCTACTGTAATAAAGTCAGGCCCTTTGCCGCTTTCTTTCATATAGGAAATCATATTTTCCAGTGCATCAAGGTCTCCAACAACAATTTTGATACCAACCGGCTTACCTCCCACGGAACGCAGCTGCTCAACAAAATCGAACATTGACGGCACATCATCAAACTCATAGAAACGGTTTGGACTGTTAATCGTTTTTCCTGGTTCTACAAGGCGGATAGCAGCAATCTTTTCTGTAACTTTCTCACCTTCCACATGACCGCCTCGTGTTTTGGCTCCTTGGGCTAATTTTAATTCGAACGCTTTCACATTCTCTATCTCACTTTTCTTTTTAAACTCTTCCCACGAAAATTCACCACTTGGTTTCCGCACACCGAATAGATCAGGGCCAATCTGCATAATGATATCCGGACCGCCTTCAAGATGATATTCGGACAAGCCACCTTCCCCTGTATTCATCCAAGTGCCGCCGGCAAGACCTAGACCTTTGGAGAGAGCCGTGATCGCTCTTTCGCCAAGCGCTCCAAAACTCATCCCCGATTGGCCAACCTGGCCTCGCAATTTAAATGGATGACGGCATGTTTTCTCGCCAAGGATGATCGCGTCTTCCTCTCTCAAATAATAGGGATCGACCAAACGTTCCTCACTGTGTTCCTTGCGGGTAAATAAATTGTCAGAGTCCACTTTATATACATGTGTTTTTATCTTTTCAGTATTATCCACTTTCATTTCTTCACGCTGCTTCGGAAATAAGGTATTGCGTATAAAAAAACCTTCCTCATTAAAATCACGCTTTGAGCCGAATCCAACGAGCCGCTCTTTATACTTCCCGGCTTTCACAATATCCTGGTATTCTTTTCTCGAAAAAGGCTTTGCTTCATTATCGCCTTCGAATAAATATTGCCGCAGCTCGGGGCCAATATGCTCGGTAAAGTACCTCACTTTACCGATAACTGGGAAGTTACGCAAAATAGCATGCTGCTTCTGTCGATCATCTTTAATATAAATATAGATAAAGAGACCGACAGGCACCACAATAACTAATGCGAGAAAAATAATAAGAGCAATAATTAATCCTGATGTTAAACTCATAAAACCCCTCCTCTATCCTTTACTTTTCCAATAAAAACTCTTCTTTTATGCGAGAGTATGTATGGCCTCGCTAATTGTAGTATCACCGCTAGCTACTTCAAATACCTGGTTAAAGGCTGCTTCACTTTCAAGTGCAGCTACCAATACAGCGGCCATGTCTTCGCGGGGAATCTTATCCTTCTTCGCAACTGAACTTGCGATCGTTACGGTTCCCCTGCCAGGCTCATCTGTCATTTGTGCCGGTCGGATGACTGTATGCACAATCGATTCTTCCTTAACTAATTCATCCGGCATATCCTTTGCCCCAATCATTTCGCCGCTGTCTGTTGCATTCTCTCCTGCCCGTACAGCGCTCATCATAATAAAACGTTTAACTCCATTTTTCTTTGCAGCCTGAACAGCATCAATGACAGCACGATGGTCCACCAAAACAGTCTTGCCCGCTCCTGTTTTCGGACTGGAATCAGAAATGAAAATAACAGCATCGCACCCTAAAAAAGCAGAGGTGAAATCTCCCCGGCCATTCGTTTCTACCCTGGAGGCGCCAAGCTTTTTCATATCGGGCACTTTGTTTTCCTCGTTGATTACAGCAATCGCTCGATGGCCTCTCTCCCTTAAGTGTTTAATAACAAATTGGCCAACCTGACTGTCTGCACCGATTACGATAACTTCCATCTAGATCCCTCCTTTTGCATTATCCTTTCTTTTCCACTCCTTTCTTTCTTTAAAACCTGACTAAATGAAACGAAAAAAGAAGACAGCCTAAGCTGTCTTCTCTTCTTATCTATTAATAAAATGATTGATCCGTCTTACCGCTTCCTGCAGCTGCTCCATTGAAGAAGCATAGGAACAGCGAATAAAACCTTCACCGCTGTTTCCAAAGACGGAGCCAGGTACGACGGCTACTTTTTCTTTCTTTAACAATTCTTCTGCGAATTCCTCTGACGTTAAACCGGTGCTTTGAATAGATGGAAACACATAAAAGGCTCCTCCCGGTGTATGACAATCTAATCCCATCTCATTAAAAGACTGGACAATATAATTACGTCGACGCCGGTAGTCTTTTTTCATCTCTTCCACATCATTCATTCCCGCTTTTAATGCTTCCAGCGCTGCATATTGGGCAGGCGTAGAGGCACACATCATGGCATATTGATGAATCTTGAGCATAGCTGCTGCAAGTTCAGCCGGAGCACAAATAAACCCAAGCCTCCATCCCGTCATTGCAAAGCCTTTTGAAAAACCATTAATCAAAATCGTCCGTTCTCTCATGCCTTCCAAGCTGGCAATGGAGGTATGGGGGACATCATAAGCAAGTTCTGCATAGATTTCATCAGCGATAACTAGTAAGTCGTGTTTCTTAACAATCGTTGCAATCGCCTCTAAGTCCTCCTTGTCAAGCTGGGCTCCCGTTGGATTATTAGGCGAACAAAGCAGCAACGCTTTTGTTCTCGGGGTAATTGCCTCCTCAAGTGCTGCTGCCTGCAATTTAAACTGCTGCTCGCTGGTTGTTTCAACTGTCACTGTTTTTCCACCTGCCAGTTCAACAAGCGGGGAATAAGAAACGAAGCAAGGCTCTACGATGACCACCTCATCGCCTGGGTCAAGAATAGCACGCAATGCTAAGTCAAGCGCCTGGCTGGCACCGACCGTGAGGATAATTTCCTCTTCAGCATCGTAAGGAACATAAAAACGACTGCTCACATACTTCGCTATTTCTTCCCGTAGTTCCAGAAGGCCGGCGTTCGCTGTATAGGAAGTCAAGCCACGCTCTAGTGATAAAATAGCTGCTTCCCGTGCTGACCACGAAGTAACGAAATCAGGTTCTCCTACTCCAAGAGAGATTACGCCTTCCATTCCTGCAGCTAAATCAAAAAATTTGCGAATTCCTGAGGGTCTCATTGATTCTACCGACTTAGCAATATAGCTTTTTGTTCCTAACATTATGGAGACACCACGATTCTATTATCAGTTTGCTTTTCTTCGAAGACTCTGCCGTCATGCTTATATTTCTTCAGCTGGAAATGCGTAGTGGTAGAAACGACCTCTTCCAGAACTGATAATTTTTCAGAAACAAATCGGGCTACTTCGTTCATTGACTTTCCTTCTACCGTTACCGATAAATCGTAAGCTCCTGACATTAAATATACGGAACTTACTTCTTTAAACCGGTAAATCCTTTCCGCTGTATCATGAAAGCCCACCCCTCGTTTCGGTGTTACTTTCACATCAATCATTGCTGTTACCCGCTGATCATCTTCATCTTTAGACCAATCTACAAGAGCTGTATAATGAACAAGCACCCTGGCTTCTTCTAATCTTTTGATCATAGTTCTTACTTCTTCTTCTTTTTTCCCTATCATCTTACTAATATCAGATGCATTCAGACGAGCATCTTTTTCGAGGATTTCTAGTATCTCTCGTTCGCTATTGTCTATTTTCACAACTATTCCTCCAAATTTTCATCAATTATCACAATTATAGCAAATATGTACCTAATAACACGACCCCTTTTATGTATTTTTATATAAAAAAACCGGACAGCGCTATTTCGCGCTGTCCGGCATATTATTTAGTTATGCTTTTCTTCATCCGCAAAATCAAACTCACATTCTTGAAGCGGAACTACTTTTGTTTTCTTAATAAATTTATATCCAAACCACAAGAGAAGGAAGAGTGGAATTCCCATATAAGCGGCTACTACACTGCCCCAGTCAATTTTATCAGCAAGGAACGCCTGGAAGTTTTGAGCAAGAATGACAATTAAGCCTACCACGATAGCAAAAATTGGTCCGAATGGATACCATTTTGCCTTATATGGAAGTTCGTCTAAAGAATGTCCTTGCGCTAAAAATGCTTTCCGGAAGCGATAATGACTGATAGAGATCCCGAGCCAGAAAATAAAACCTGTAATACCAATAGAGTTCATCAGCCATACGTATACGATACCATCGCCAAAAATGGATGAGAAAAAGGCAAGCATACCGACCACACATGTTAAGATGATCGCTGCAACAGGCACACCGCGTTTGTTCAGCTTGGCAAAAAGTTGTGGGGCTTGTCCCTCTTTAGCCATTGAATATAACATACGAGTCGATGCATATAGACTTGAATTTCCGGCAGATAAAACCGCTGTCAAAACAACAGCATTCATCAATGAAGCAGCAAAGGCAAGTCCGGCTTTTTCAAACACCATTGTAAACGGGCTGACCATAACGTTTTCACTTTGTAAATTTGGGTTTGTATACGGGATGATAAGCCCGATAACAAAGATCGCCAACACGTAGAAAAGAAGAATTCTCCAGAATACACTTTTAATCGCTTTAGGTACATTTTTCGCTGGGTCTTCACTTTCACCAGCAGCCACACCGACGATTTCTGTTCCTTGAAACGAGAAACCGGCAGCAACGAAAACAATAAACACCCCGAGAAAGCCACCGGAGAAAGGTGCTTCATCTACGGTGAAGTTTTTAAACCCGATCACTTCGCCACCCATAATACCAAAAATCATTAATAGGCCTACGATAATGAAAATAATAACAGCGGATACCTTAATGAAAGAAAACCAATACTCTCCTTCTCCGTATCCTTTAACAGATAAATAATTCAAGAGGAAGATAAGAGCTAAGAATGACATGCTCCATAACAAGGAAGGACTGTCCGGAAACCAGAACTTCATAATCATTGTGGAAGCGGTTAACTCAGCGGCAATAGTCATGGCCCAGTTAAACCAGTACGTCCAACCTAACGCAAATCCAAACGCAGGGTCAACAAACTTTGTCCCGTACGTGCTAAACGCACCGCTAACCGGCATAAAAGCAGACATTTCTCCTAGACTGGTCATAACGAAGAATACCATGGCCCCGACTAACGCATAAGCAAGTAGGGCTCCTCCAGGACCTGCCGTATGAATCGCGGCACCGCTTCCAAGAAACAGCCCGGTACCGATTGCCCCACCGATAGAGATCATCGTTAGATGGCGGGACTTTAAGCCTCTCTTTAACTTTTGTTCTTCTTGCCCAGGCTCTGGGATGCTGCGCTCTTGTTGTATAGCCATATGTTCCAATCCTTTCTCATTGTTGGCTGACTTCAAAAAAATTGCTATTTTTTCACAAAACCTTTAAAGATATTGTAATAAACTTTTATATTTCTGAAAAGCATTATTTTTTAGAGTTATAGACTCTCCACCTCCTTGGAATTACTTTTCCAAAATATGAAATAATTATTTTTCCATTCATTTCCCCTTCTATAAACGTCTTTCGAGAAGAAAAGATAATTTTATTTCTTTGGTATTATCGACAAAACATTATATATTTTTATATTACAACTCACAAGAATCTTCATTTTTTATTTGCAGCAATTGTTCTGCTACCTTTTGACAACTTTCCACCGAAAGTGGCTTTTCAAATGAAAATTCATAAATTTCTTTAATTCTTTGCGTTAACGCTTCCTTATCGTCCAATTGATGCACAGCTTGAATCGCATCAGCCACTTCTGTATCGTAAAAATCGCCGCCTTCTTTAAATGGATCCCATTCACGGAGAATGCGGTCAAACTTTCTATTTGCTTCAATGTCCTTATTCATATTTTCTGATGCCTCCTTAAATAAAAAGACAAATCATTGCCCTTTTTTCTAAAAATAATTTAACATGATTATATATTACTTGTCAGGATGGTGAAGATTATGAGTAGATTTGATCGAGTTATTAACCGTACAGGTACAAACGCTGTAAAATGGGACAATATAAAAGCTGTCTTTGGTGTAGAGGACGCACTTCCCATGTGGGTAGCCGATATGGACTTTGAGGCACCCGATGCCGTCAAAAAAGCCGTTGTTGAGCAAGCCGAGCATGGCATATACGGTTATACAGCTATTCCGAATTCTATGAAAGAAGCCATAAAAAACTGGATGGCTAATCGGCACTCTTGGGAAATTGATACAGACTGGCTGTTATTCAATCAAGGTGTCGTTCCATCACTCGGCACAG is from Bacillus sp. PK3_68 and encodes:
- a CDS encoding aminotransferase produces the protein MLGTKSYIAKSVESMRPSGIRKFFDLAAGMEGVISLGVGEPDFVTSWSAREAAILSLERGLTSYTANAGLLELREEIAKYVSSRFYVPYDAEEEIILTVGASQALDLALRAILDPGDEVVIVEPCFVSYSPLVELAGGKTVTVETTSEQQFKLQAAALEEAITPRTKALLLCSPNNPTGAQLDKEDLEAIATIVKKHDLLVIADEIYAELAYDVPHTSIASLEGMRERTILINGFSKGFAMTGWRLGFICAPAELAAAMLKIHQYAMMCASTPAQYAALEALKAGMNDVEEMKKDYRRRRNYIVQSFNEMGLDCHTPGGAFYVFPSIQSTGLTSEEFAEELLKKEKVAVVPGSVFGNSGEGFIRCSYASSMEQLQEAVRRINHFINR
- the yugI gene encoding S1 domain-containing post-transcriptional regulator GSP13, giving the protein MGNQIEQGQIITGKVTGIQPYGAFIALDNGTQGLVHISEITHGFVKDIHDYLQVGEEVKVKVMSVNKDEGKISLSIRATEEAKPAAVQPVRRLKIAEDSEGFNTLKDKLQEWIDQSGEGK
- a CDS encoding amino acid permease; amino-acid sequence: MAIQQERSIPEPGQEEQKLKRGLKSRHLTMISIGGAIGTGLFLGSGAAIHTAGPGGALLAYALVGAMVFFVMTSLGEMSAFMPVSGAFSTYGTKFVDPAFGFALGWTYWFNWAMTIAAELTASTMIMKFWFPDSPSLLWSMSFLALIFLLNYLSVKGYGEGEYWFSFIKVSAVIIFIIVGLLMIFGIMGGEVIGFKNFTVDEAPFSGGFLGVFIVFVAAGFSFQGTEIVGVAAGESEDPAKNVPKAIKSVFWRILLFYVLAIFVIGLIIPYTNPNLQSENVMVSPFTMVFEKAGLAFAASLMNAVVLTAVLSAGNSSLYASTRMLYSMAKEGQAPQLFAKLNKRGVPVAAIILTCVVGMLAFFSSIFGDGIVYVWLMNSIGITGFIFWLGISISHYRFRKAFLAQGHSLDELPYKAKWYPFGPIFAIVVGLIVILAQNFQAFLADKIDWGSVVAAYMGIPLFLLLWFGYKFIKKTKVVPLQECEFDFADEEKHN
- a CDS encoding FMN-binding glutamate synthase family protein, encoding MSLTSGLIIALIIFLALVIVVPVGLFIYIYIKDDRQKQHAILRNFPVIGKVRYFTEHIGPELRQYLFEGDNEAKPFSRKEYQDIVKAGKYKERLVGFGSKRDFNEEGFFIRNTLFPKQREEMKVDNTEKIKTHVYKVDSDNLFTRKEHSEERLVDPYYLREEDAIILGEKTCRHPFKLRGQVGQSGMSFGALGERAITALSKGLGLAGGTWMNTGEGGLSEYHLEGGPDIIMQIGPDLFGVRKPSGEFSWEEFKKKSEIENVKAFELKLAQGAKTRGGHVEGEKVTEKIAAIRLVEPGKTINSPNRFYEFDDVPSMFDFVEQLRSVGGKPVGIKIVVGDLDALENMISYMKESGKGPDFITVDGGEGGTGATFQELADTVGLPIMSALPVLDEMLKRYEIRDRVKIIASGKLITPDKIAIALAMGADLVNIARGFMISVGCIMAQVCHNNTCPVGVATTDEKLQDGLVVEEKYYRVCNYVISLREGLYNLAAAAGIDSPTKFERKHIVYKDELGRLMPLEDIIIAAERAQRKKEA
- a CDS encoding NAD(P)H-binding protein encodes the protein MEVIVIGADSQVGQFVIKHLRERGHRAIAVINEENKVPDMKKLGASRVETNGRGDFTSAFLGCDAVIFISDSSPKTGAGKTVLVDHRAVIDAVQAAKKNGVKRFIMMSAVRAGENATDSGEMIGAKDMPDELVKEESIVHTVIRPAQMTDEPGRGTVTIASSVAKKDKIPREDMAAVLVAALESEAAFNQVFEVASGDTTISEAIHTLA
- a CDS encoding sigma 54-interacting transcriptional regulator → MNAKSLESLVTMYKEILEKIDLGIHVIDPNERTVIYNKKMREIEGMDIEDVLDKNLMDVFNFGAAEESTLLQVLKSGESIQNVKQTYFNNRGQEITTINHTFPIEENGTVIGAVEIAKDVTKLEKMIQENMNKKEDIRYTFDQILGQSPLLKEAIETGKRAARTASSVLIVGEIGTGKELFAHSIHNGSPRADQTFLSQNCAALPDTLMETLLFGVEEQAGAEKRPGLLEQAHGGTILLDEIDCLSPALQTKLLKVIQEKKIRREGGKEDIPIDVRILATISEDPIDAIAAGSLRKDLYYRLSVVSVFIPPLRERKEDIDLLASAFIDKYNHLFGMNVASIDEEVRNYFLEYDWPGNIRELEHVIEGAMNLMDHEDAISFEHLPIQFRNKSGSHGLSSDLEKVESFLYQPDKAILPLDDYIQEAETYYITKALQHHDFNVTKTAKALGMSRQNLQYRIRKYNIVKNIANQ
- a CDS encoding Lrp/AsnC family transcriptional regulator; the protein is MKIDNSEREILEILEKDARLNASDISKMIGKKEEEVRTMIKRLEEARVLVHYTALVDWSKDEDDQRVTAMIDVKVTPKRGVGFHDTAERIYRFKEVSSVYLMSGAYDLSVTVEGKSMNEVARFVSEKLSVLEEVVSTTTHFQLKKYKHDGRVFEEKQTDNRIVVSP
- a CDS encoding DUF1871 family protein, which codes for MNKDIEANRKFDRILREWDPFKEGGDFYDTEVADAIQAVHQLDDKEALTQRIKEIYEFSFEKPLSVESCQKVAEQLLQIKNEDSCEL